GAAGGTCGTATTCTTTTGCTGTGAGGTCCACAGACCGCCCTGCGACGGTGATTTTGCGTTTTTCAGGATCAATGGTAAGCTCCCCGGCCTGGATGACGGGTTCCGGCACGGTCTTTTTCATCGCGGAGAGATTTTCCATACGGCGGAATACAGCTTTAATCCGGGCAACCAGTTCCCGGATGGAAAAAGGCTTGGTAATATAGTCGTCTGCCCCGAGTTCCAGTCCGAGAATTCTGTCGATCTCAGACGACTTGGAGGTCAGCATAAGCACCGGAGTGACCAGGCCCTTGTTTCGGATGCTTTTTAGAATTTCAATGCCGTCCATGCCCGGCAGCATAATGTCCAGGACAATGAGGTCGTAGCCCCCGCCGGCCGCTTTCTTATTTCCGGTAAGGCCGTCATGGGCCAGATCCACCTGCCAGGACTGGTCACCAAGATGAAGGAGAAGAAGATCAGAAAGCTCGGTATTGTCTTCCACCACAAGAATTTTTCTCTGCATGGGGGCTCCTTTTTTGGGGTAATACGAGATGCAATCG
This window of the uncultured Desulfobacter sp. genome carries:
- a CDS encoding response regulator transcription factor, with protein sequence MQRKILVVEDNTELSDLLLLHLGDQSWQVDLAHDGLTGNKKAAGGGYDLIVLDIMLPGMDGIEILKSIRNKGLVTPVLMLTSKSSEIDRILGLELGADDYITKPFSIRELVARIKAVFRRMENLSAMKKTVPEPVIQAGELTIDPEKRKITVAGRSVDLTAKEYDLLTFFARHPGRVFNRSQLLENVWGYGHDGYDHTVNSNINRLRAKIETDPGDPQYILTVWGVGYKFTDADETDV